Proteins found in one Patescibacteria group bacterium genomic segment:
- a CDS encoding DegT/DnrJ/EryC1/StrS family aminotransferase translates to MFFIHPQIKLNKSIFSSFFKKPDLTYLEKKLYSYFPDKQIVFTDMGRTAFKIIIERLNLKNSKIIFPAYICDIFYPILKTYNIKPIFVDIDLQTFNVSQDKILRAVTPEVKAVLISHTYGLINNIDKIRNLTIIEDCAHSFGLKQNGKLGAVSFFSLYKQFPSLRGGMLVCPKDWEIKLPKTSFSFRDFISLLNSFSFFAFMFKSFGSKTPRLAENFIREEKTIKPAGINNVSLNIFSQFLEDFEEQLEKRKKLALLFQKELEKLGFKTQISENNVFCYVSALIPKRLEEKRDVFVNKLKKQRMFCTRIWHTPIIMNPKVQEEYNINLNEFPNTVEASKRIINLPLQNHYTEEDIKIMSEIIEKTLKKL, encoded by the coding sequence ATGTTTTTTATTCATCCCCAGATAAAATTAAATAAAAGTATTTTTTCAAGTTTTTTTAAAAAGCCAGATTTAACCTATTTGGAAAAAAAGCTTTATTCATATTTTCCTGACAAGCAAATTGTTTTTACTGACATGGGCAGAACAGCTTTTAAAATTATTATTGAGAGATTAAATTTAAAAAATTCAAAAATAATTTTTCCAGCATATATTTGCGATATTTTTTATCCGATTTTAAAAACATACAACATCAAGCCAATTTTTGTAGATATTGATCTTCAAACTTTTAACGTAAGCCAAGATAAAATTCTAAGAGCAGTTACTCCTGAGGTAAAAGCTGTTTTAATTTCACATACATATGGATTGATTAATAACATTGATAAGATTAGAAATTTGACAATTATTGAAGACTGCGCCCATTCGTTTGGTTTAAAGCAGAATGGAAAATTAGGCGCTGTTTCTTTTTTTAGTCTTTACAAGCAATTCCCAAGCTTAAGAGGGGGAATGTTAGTTTGTCCAAAAGATTGGGAAATTAAACTTCCTAAAACTAGTTTTAGTTTCAGAGATTTTATCTCATTACTGAACTCATTTTCTTTTTTTGCTTTTATGTTTAAATCGTTTGGATCAAAGACTCCGCGCCTGGCTGAAAATTTCATAAGAGAAGAAAAAACAATAAAACCAGCTGGTATCAATAATGTTTCTTTGAATATTTTTTCCCAGTTTTTGGAAGATTTTGAAGAACAACTTGAAAAAAGAAAGAAATTAGCTTTATTGTTTCAAAAAGAATTAGAAAAATTAGGTTTTAAAACTCAAATATCAGAAAATAATGTTTTTTGCTATGTTTCAGCTTTAATTCCCAAAAGATTAGAAGAGAAAAGAGATGTATTTGTTAACAAGTTAAAAAAACAAAGAATGTTTTGCACTAGAATCTGGCATACTCCAATTATTATGAATCCAAAAGTTCAGGAAGAATACAATATTAATTTAAATGAATTCCCAAATACTGTTGAAGCATCAAAAAGAATAATTAATTTGCCTTTACAGAATCACTATACTGAGGAAGACATTAAAATCATGTCAGAGATAATAGAAAAAACATTAAAGAAATTATGA
- a CDS encoding class I SAM-dependent methyltransferase: MNSRVCSKRKQKWEEKNREYKLTPSREATFVLTVKNTLDLLKNRKRGKVLDIGCGFGEIDMLLAQNTNFDIIGCDISDIALKAAQNNIERAGLSNRIRIEKGDIYNLKYPDESFDIVFGFGYVSAPTYPRAQKEVARILKPGGILICDFINCLSFYKLFNTFKRIIKGKDIPYYISLSGIRREFEKEGLVFVNQRLFNTYPPVNFNLNPRIFLAFENSIGRMFKTFLGRVRLVSFKKIKS; this comes from the coding sequence ATGAATTCTAGAGTTTGCAGCAAAAGAAAACAAAAATGGGAAGAAAAAAACAGGGAATATAAATTGACTCCTTCTCGGGAAGCAACCTTTGTTTTAACCGTTAAAAACACACTTGATCTTTTAAAAAATAGAAAGAGGGGTAAAGTATTAGACATAGGGTGTGGTTTTGGAGAAATTGATATGCTTTTAGCCCAAAACACAAACTTTGATATTATTGGTTGTGATATTTCAGATATTGCATTAAAAGCTGCTCAAAACAATATTGAAAGAGCAGGTTTATCTAATCGGATTAGAATAGAAAAAGGAGATATTTATAACCTTAAATATCCAGATGAGTCTTTTGATATAGTTTTTGGTTTTGGTTATGTTTCAGCCCCAACCTATCCCAGAGCACAAAAAGAAGTTGCCCGAATCTTAAAACCAGGAGGTATTTTAATTTGTGATTTTATAAACTGCTTATCTTTTTATAAGTTATTTAATACTTTCAAAAGAATTATAAAAGGAAAAGACATTCCTTATTATATTTCGCTCAGCGGGATCCGTCGAGAATTTGAAAAAGAAGGTCTTGTTTTTGTAAATCAGCGGCTTTTTAATACTTATCCTCCAGTAAACTTTAATTTGAACCCCAGGATTTTTTTAGCTTTTGAGAACAGTATAGGAAGAATGTTCAAAACTTTTTTAGGAAGAGTAAGATTAGTCAGCTTTAAAAAAATTAAATCTTAG
- a CDS encoding glycosyltransferase family 4 protein, which yields MKVLMPVLHYWPVIGGLETWTQNIAERTSNKAEVFVVTGRVKSQLEKESLNQVNIFRTSLFSLTNLSYSSFLYIITALPFIFFKSLSVMKKEKINIIHSQGFLSGFLGYLLFKLTNTPYIVTVQRLEQSESFLRKLVYNNAKVCIAASNKIKEYFQQIECKNIEVIPNGIDLRRFQNLNREKNRKELGLNGEFAVISVARLQKVKGLRYLIKAIEILNNKFQVPNIRLIIIGDGTERENLKSLVEKLKIGGKVRFLGQVGNEKVLEYLSAADCFVLPSLKEGFGIVILEAMASKLSVVATKVGGILDIVENEKTGLLVQSKNSEEIANKIFEIYKKPELAEELTKNAFVNLYKYNWSNIANQVYEVYKIIL from the coding sequence ATGAAAGTTTTAATGCCCGTTTTACACTATTGGCCTGTGATTGGAGGATTGGAGACCTGGACTCAGAACATTGCTGAAAGAACTTCTAATAAAGCAGAGGTTTTTGTTGTTACTGGCAGAGTAAAGAGCCAGCTAGAAAAAGAAAGCCTTAATCAGGTGAATATTTTTAGAACCTCTTTATTTTCTTTAACAAATCTTTCATATTCTTCTTTTCTATATATCATTACAGCCCTGCCTTTTATTTTCTTTAAATCATTAAGTGTTATGAAAAAAGAAAAGATTAATATAATTCACTCTCAAGGTTTTTTAAGCGGATTTTTAGGATATTTGCTATTTAAATTAACGAATACTCCTTATATTGTTACAGTCCAAAGATTAGAGCAAAGCGAAAGTTTCTTGAGAAAATTAGTTTATAATAATGCGAAAGTCTGCATTGCTGCAAGTAATAAAATTAAGGAATATTTCCAGCAAATTGAATGTAAAAATATAGAAGTAATTCCCAATGGGATTGATTTAAGAAGATTCCAAAATTTAAACAGAGAAAAAAACAGAAAGGAACTAGGGTTGAATGGTGAATTTGCAGTAATCTCAGTGGCGCGCCTTCAAAAAGTTAAGGGATTAAGATATCTAATAAAAGCTATAGAGATTTTAAATAATAAATTCCAAGTTCCAAATATTAGATTAATAATAATAGGTGATGGCACAGAGAGAGAAAATCTCAAGAGTTTAGTAGAAAAACTTAAGATAGGGGGAAAAGTTAGATTTTTAGGGCAAGTTGGGAACGAGAAAGTTCTAGAATATTTATCAGCTGCTGATTGTTTTGTTTTGCCATCTTTAAAAGAGGGTTTTGGTATTGTGATTTTGGAGGCAATGGCTTCCAAATTATCGGTTGTGGCTACAAAAGTAGGGGGGATATTAGATATAGTTGAGAATGAAAAAACAGGACTTTTAGTTCAATCAAAAAACTCAGAAGAAATTGCCAATAAGATATTTGAGATCTATAAAAAACCAGAACTTGCTGAAGAGCTAACTAAAAATGCATTTGTTAATTTATACAAATATAACTGGTCAAATATTGCGAATCAAGTTTATGAAGTTTATAAAATAATCTTATGA